A region of the bacterium genome:
GCATCGTACACCGTCGCCGTGCTCATGCGCGCGCTCCCCCGGCCCCGCGGACCAGCACGATCGAGCCCCGCGGCCCCGGCACCGCGCCCCGGATTAGCAGGACGTTGCGCTCCAAATCCACCGACACGACGCGCAGTCCTCGCACCGTTGTCCGCGCGCCGCCGAGGCGTCCGGGCATCCGCTTGCCCTTGAACACGCGAGCGATGCTGCTCGACCCGATGCTGCCGACCGCGCGGTGCATCAAGCTGTTGCCGTGCGAGTCCCGCTGGCCGCCGAAGTTGTGACGCTTCATCGCGCCGGCGAACCCCTTGCCCTTGCTCACGCCGACGATGTCCACCCGATCGCCGCCGTTGAACACGTCCGCCCGAAGCGCCTGTCCGACCTCAAACGTCTCGTCCTTGGACGTCCGGACCTCCCGGAT
Encoded here:
- the rplC gene encoding 50S ribosomal protein L3; this encodes MPAILGKKLGMTQIFDEAGNMVPVTIVEAGPCVVVGLRTPEREGYAAVQLGFGAVKEGRATKPYKGVFAKRGLQPTRVIREVRTSKDETFEVGQALRADVFNGGDRVDIVGVSKGKGFAGAMKRHNFGGQRDSHGNSLMHRAVGSIGSSSIARVFKGKRMPGRLGGARTTVRGLRVVSVDLERNVLLIRGAVPGPRGSIVLVRGAGGARA